A window of the Ostrea edulis chromosome 1, xbOstEdul1.1, whole genome shotgun sequence genome harbors these coding sequences:
- the LOC125663654 gene encoding acetylcholine receptor subunit alpha-type acr-16-like, whose product MTCAKMSCFNVILSTIMVHVMVFIVFLLFVSCSQGNTRSLSKDNVHNNKAMLYDKILKNYDNRIIPKCTNDPVNVSIQLALREIVDVYEQLEIIKLQIWIRLSWFDCNLVWNQSEYGNTSRIVVPNSDIWIPDLILLDGVDTIANMPNMKQYRALVHSDGTVQFNFQTVVHTVCHLDIKYYPYDIQMCDLSFMSWIYNAIDVDIRTQSDSGDLTHFSYSQEFIATKVLAKNITENYQCCGGDFSKVTFTIKMRRRPVFFMITTVLPFFVVTIISFAGFALPSISGEKITFHTTILLAIIVFLLLVQQEFPSTSETFPRIAIYFSISMMLSCVSCVMSAIVMYIFYNDLSGKKMHRWVKLIFLDWLGKLMRIKERNLPYDMKKPNDENKLQLRPKVEQEKLRKSRKSRKSLKELEGTSISITEFNGMYDIESLSTRFETDEASPKPKTNSNQPSDLTKTNANTDGSDSAGDGIELNRNDLEPSTRRMNDWELMAYTLDRFFTVFYVSMTVLNAMVFFIVMKSNEAVE is encoded by the coding sequence ATGACATGTGCAAAGATGTCATGCTTTAATGTAATATTATCAACcatcatggtacatgtaatggttTTCATAGTATTCCTTCTGTTTGTGTCCTGTTCTCAAGGAAACACCAGGAGTCTATCAAAGGATAATGTACATAACAACAAGGCAATGTTGTATGACAAGATTCTGAAAAACTATGACAACCGGATTATTCCAAAGTGTACAAACGACCCAGTCAACGTATCTATTCAGCTGGCACTGCGAGAGATAGTAGACGTCTATGAGCAACTGGAAATCATTAAGCTCCAAATCTGGATAAGACTATCATGGTTTGACTGCAACTTGGTCTGGAACCAATCCGAGTATGGTAATACCTCCAGAATTGTGGTTCCAAACAGTGACATATGGATTCCTGACCTAATTCTGCTGGACGGCGTGGACACCATTGCCAACATGCCGAATATGAAGCAGTATCGAGCCCTCGTCCACAGTGATGGAACTGTCCAATTCAACTTCCAAACAGTGGTGCACACTGTCTGTCACTTGGACATAAAGTACTACCCCTATGATATCCAGATGTGCGATTTATCATTCATGTCATGGATTTATAATGCTATTGATGTTGATATTCGGACACAGTCTGATTCTGGGGATCTAACACACTTCTCCTACAGCCAGGAGTTCATTGCAACAAAAGTACTTGCTAAAAATATTACAGAAAACTACCAATGTTGTGGCGGagacttttcaaaagtgacTTTCACAATCAAAATGAGGAGACGGCCAGTGTTCTTCATGATCACTACCGTGCTCCCTTTTTTTGTCGTTACCATCATATCTTTTGCTGGCTTCGCTCTACCATCCATTTCCGGGGAGAAGATCACTTTTCACACAACAATATTACTCGCCATAATCGTATTTCTACTTTTGGTACAACAAGAGTTTCCATCCACCTCTGAGACTTTCCCGAGAATTGCCATTTATTTTTCCATCAGCATGATGTTAAGTTGTGTGTCGTGTGTCATGTCAGCGATCGTGATGTACATATTCTACAATGACCTGAGTGGAAAGAAAATGCACAGGTGGGTGAAACTGATATTCCTTGATTGGCTCGGAAAACTAATGCGTATCAAAGAGAGAAACCTTCCTTACGATATGAAAAAGCCAAACGATGAAAACAAGCTACAATTGCGACCAAAAGTTGAACAGGAGAAGCTACGAAAAAGCAGAAAAAGTCGTAAAAGTCTAAAGGAGCTTGAAGGAACCAGTATTAGTATTACTGAATTCAACGGCATGTATGATATAGAGAGTCTATCTACAAGGTTTGAAACCGATGAAGCTTCACCAAAACCGAAAACGAACAGCAACCAACCAAGTGACCTAACCAAGACAAATGCGAACACAGATGGCTCTGATTCAGCAGGCGATGGCATTGAACTTAACAGAAATGACCTTGAACCATCCACCAGAAGAATGAACGACTGGGAGTTGATGGCCTACACGCTGGATCGATTCTTCACGGTGTTCTATGTTTCTATGACAGTCTTAAATGCCATGGTCTTCTTTATTGTAATGAAATCCAATGAAGCTGTTGAATGA